A segment of the Ipomoea triloba cultivar NCNSP0323 chromosome 1, ASM357664v1 genome:
TATATTGAATTGACTTGCTATAAGTTGAGGGATATGTTTACCATAGTTAGAAATGCGTGTGTGATATATAGGCTTCTAGACATGAGGAGCCATGAGATACAGAAATTATGCTGCTAGTTTTTCCAAAATTTGACTGACTTGTGTTTCAATGCGAGTTTTGCAGGCTGAATTTTGTAAATACTAGTTCAGGTAGCCCGTTGAGAAATGATGAGCAGCAGCGTGCATGTATAATTTCTTCCATTAAGACAAGACACTGTTTTGCAGAATGTTGTACTACTCCagcaatcatttttttttttctttttcaaattttaactactGATTTTGTATCAATAAACACTGCAATTTTAAATTGGGTTGGAAATTCACACCATTCATATTCTGAGAGATCGTTAATGGTTaactatttttggtcctctgaTCTTTTTTACAATTTGTAAGTTAAATAAATTTGACTAATGCGGTGGTACCATATCAAAAGCAATTTATTAGAAGGCAATACTAGATTTCAACTAAACGAGCTGAGAtcataataaaaagttaaagtATGGTAGGAAAGGATCCAGAAGCTGAAGGGCGGCCTTAAGGATCGGATTTCTTAGAATTATCATCTCTGGGCTGGGGCTGAGCAAGAGGAGAATCATCACCCAGCCACTGTTCTATTATACCTGAACTTGTGGCAGTGTGCAATGGCTCAATATCCCACATATCTGAAATTGCAATATCAGTGTAGCTGCTCCCAAGATTGCCCCAGAACTCATGGCTAGAACTTGGCATACCAGCTGAATCTTCAAATCCCATATTCCAAATTTCCTCTTCTTTAACCAGAATACTCTCTAGCTCTGCAGGAACCAATTCTGGGATGTTCTTCTCCTTCCCTGATTCGCAGGGAAAAGAAACTAAGTACTCAGGGGGCATGGTCTCTGGTGGAGGAGAAGTTGCAACATTCTTCCCTTTGAATATAGGATCCAGGCCGAAAACCCCCTCCTCTTCTTCAGCTAGGTGCTGTTGTGTTATTCCCAATTCATCTGAAAATGGCATTTCTTCCACTAGTTGAGGCTTGTACTTGACAATCTGCCCTTCTTCCATGGAAGGCTCGGGAGGCTGATGCTTCACAAACTTCTTCATTGTTCTCTCTGGAGAGGCTGCAATGGTCCTTCGCTCCTGAAGCCGAGCCAACACTTTGGGATTCTGAAACACCTTAGCCAGGAAAGAAACCATCTGCTTCTGCCTCTGCTCTGCAGCCTGCAGCTTCTCGTTTACTGCTTCCATGTGCTGAACCGTGCCACAGTGCTGCTGCTGCAACTCAATCACCTCCTGCATCATCACTCTCTTCTCCTTCCTCAATTTCTCCACCTCCCCTTCAACTCCACCAGTGTGCTGCTGAGAAGAACAACCCCCGGGAGACTTTCGCCTTTGGATGTTCTTCAACAGATGCTTCTTCCCTCTCAAGAACCCCTCATTCGCGAATTCCCACCTGTCAGCATCAATTTTTCGAAACCCCTGCAGCACCATCCAATTTATCATAAAAAAGTGAGATTCAAAATCTCAACTTTCCAGTCCAAATAAAACTGTGTCAATTGTTacacaaaacaaagcaaaaccagGCCCTCAGTTACATTAGTACCAGAAGCTGCATTTCTCTGGACACAAAACAACAACACAATCTTCTCAACAAGTCATATTTTTCACTGGTAATAAGCataagaagaaattaaagaacaGTAACATGTAGTATGTAGTATGTTTTTATCAGAACCATAGAATCTACCTGCAAAAGATAGATGAAGCTTCCAAGCTATACTGCAGCTCATCATCCCCCAAAGCTCCCAAGTTCAATTACAGTACaagatttctttattttcactAAAACTATTACACAAAGCCAAACCTTCCCTAAAACATCTATTGCACCTAATCATCTTGATTCCAtttacaaaattcaaaaaccaaaatgaattacaagaaaaattcaaaaaaaaataaaaatacatggAAATTTCCCGAAGACAGAATTACATagaaaaaaagagaagaggAGAAGAAACAGCACAGCAGCCACATGTGttagctgctgctgctgcatgTTAAGGCAATACCCACATATGTATTGAGCTGACGAACAAAGCTGGAGAAATTGTTGTGCTTGAAGTTCCGAGGCAGAATCACCCTGGCGAAATCCACCGGGTCCCACACCACGAAGCTCTCCCCTTTAGGGCCCCACGATATGATCGGGTCCAGCGACGGCTCCTCCACCAGATCGAACGTCTTCGACAGAAACGGCGGTATAGGCGTCTCCTGCAAACACTCCAGCGGCTGCGGCATACTGAATCCCTCCGCGCGGCTTATCGGGCCGGGAAACGACCCGGACTCCAAAAAATGCGGGTAAGGAAACGCCATAGACAGAGGAGACAAAACAGGGAACCCGGAATCCATCTCAGATGAAAACGGTGTCGTGTTGGACGGTAGCGGAGGAGTTTCAGGTCGCCGGAAAGtcgaaaaagaagaagaagaagaagaagaatgcgTAAATGGGTTTTTCTCTTCTGGGTTCATTTcccttttctttctctttttcgAAAAAAAAGCAGAGTAAATTGAGAAGAAGACGACGACGACGAGAGGGGAGATGAATGGAATGAAATGAAATCTTGGGGAAGAagaatgtatgtatgtgtatacatatatacagaCAGATGTTGGTACGGACAAGGTAAAAGCCGACATTGGAGAAACTGAAAATATCAGTAGAAAGTAAGGCGGTGGAGGATAATATGTAATCCTCCCTCAACCCGCCATTTCCTGTTCAAAACACGGGATCGGCAAACAGTAAAATGACGTACAAGTTATAATATCAACAACACAcgattcattaaaaaaaagaaataaaatctgGGGAGGAGCCGACCTGGGAGATTCTCTGCTACTCGGGGTTTGACATGGGGTTTTGTGGAGGGGAAGAAGACAGGTGGGGCCAGTTCACCAGATATTTTCAGACGGGAAAATTCCAACTTTCCTTCCTTGTTAGGAAAATGATAActctaataaaagaaaaattttaattttattatattatattagtgactttcatttttttgtcacaatttttttttattttattgtttaatagaAAATATGTTTAACACATATTTCATCATTCAATAACTGAGTTTACAAGAGAGAGAAATAACATATTAGGCTTAGAGatttgaatgataaaattatattttaactttggaatgacaaaatatttaaaaagatgaCGAATTGtgacaaataaaaaatcaataatataacaAGGAAAAATTATAAGAGTAAGAGTGTGATAGTGCCGcaataattgataattaaaagtgaaatttgctctCTTCATTTCGTGGCATGATTTgattgatgaagaaaatgatagaTATGCTCCCATGAAATATAACTCCTAGTGCATGCATGCACAAATTTTATTGGGTAAAGAAACATAGACCTATTTTTTACCtcactccatatatatatatatatatatatatatatatatatatatatatatatatatatatatatgggttcaaGTGAGATGGGTGCCtcaagtgaaaaatgaaaatgaatctCAACAATGTGCTATGGaaaacaaaaatgtgcactggaggcacaaagatgtgaaacaattattgaaattttaaatttaatatagaatctttaacacaaatcataaacgaccataaataataaataagcaTACAATATTCAACTtgaattagtaattagtgatcaagattaattgatcttttaataaaaagtTCGCCACCTACGATTTTTAGAAAATGCTCTAAaaagcacaacaatgtgcactgcaagacacaacaatgtgctttgGAAGAAGAGACAATGAGCACTAGAACTcttgaaaggaaaaaatgtGCACGGTAagtagaaaaatatgaaaaaactattgaaaagactaaatttaatgcatgattttcaatacaaatcataaaagatcacaatattcaactaaaattagtaattagtgattcatTCATGATCAAATgctctttaatatatatatatatatatatatatatatatatatatatatatatatatatatatatatatatatatatatatataNNNNNNNNNNNNNNNNNNNNNNNNNNNNNNNNNNNNNNNNNNNNNNNNNNNNNNNNNNNNNNNNNNNNNNNNNNNNNNNNNNNNNNNNNNNNNNNNNNNNNNNNNNNNNNNNNNNNNNNNNNNNNNNNNNNNNNNNNNNNNNNNNNNNNNNNNNNNNNNNNNNNNNNNNNNNNNNNNNNNNNNNNNNNNNNNNNNNNNNNNNNNNNNNNNNNNNNNNNNNNNNNNNNNNNNNNNNNNNNNNNNNNNNNNNNNNNNNNNNNNNNNNNNNNNNNNNNNNNNNNNNNNNNNNNNNNNNNNNNNNNNNNNNNNNNNNNNNNNNNNNNNNNNNNNNNNNNNNNNNNNNNNNNNNNNNNNNNNNNNNNNNNNNNNNNNNNNNNNNNNNNNNNNNNNNNNNNNNNNNNNNNNNNNNNNNNNNNNNNNNNNNNNNNNatatatatatatatatatatatatatatatatatatatatatatatatatatatatatatatatatatatagggtcatgttcaggtgtggccgcgccttcccgtgtggccgtgcggtttacaccactcaatgttaagaaatgcaccacacaaaaaACATTGAGTGTTGCATtttatattaagaaatgcattttcattgtggtgcatttcgtaacattgagtggtgcatttcgtaacattgagtggtgcatttcttaacattgagtggtgtaaatcgcacggccgcacgggaaggctcgaccacatttgaatagaaatctatatatatgtgtgtgtgtgtgtgtgtgtgtgtgtgtgtgtatacatatacacacacacacacacacatacctATTATCTAAAAattggaaggcacaacaatgtgtaTTGCAAGGACAAATAATGTGTTCTGGAAGGCTAAATAATGTGCTCAGGAAGGCCCAACAATATGCATTCTAAGGCACAACATTGTGCTCTAgaaggcataacaatgtgctctgtatgGTATAACAATATGCTCTAGAAGAAgggacaatgtgcactggaaagcaaaaaaaaaaaaattaacttgcTTACACAAAATTATCGTAATgccactgtattttttttttaagttgctTCATTCTGAACCCtagatctggatttgatcaatgGACGAAATTAATTCCTATTTCTCACATGCGGCTTCTATTTCAGTTGATTATATGTATAACCTTATtctatattaataatgagatgtgtaatttataatctGTTTTTTATTCgaattattttatgaaattaattagGTTAGTATTTTGTTAGgattattttaataaagtttgatttgttttatttttcggtcatatccaacaatatttttgGCTATACTcgttaagtgtttcatttttttttaaagtatctcttttgttttaatgttttgccTTCACTAGAAAAATTTTAGATCCGTCTTTAAATGTAACACCTCAGCATggagtagaaaataaaattgaaagtgAGAGTAgtttcctttttattatttattttattactgttttttgttttaaatttttgtaaaggAGTCAAtaacaaatttgaaaaaaaaaaaaaaatcagcatcGTGCATGCTCTATATTAATGcaaaatattttagtattgtGGTCAACGGCGTTGGCCAATGGGAAGTGGGGAATTTCACTATTGTTGGGTGGGACCCATTACCACTTGAGAGTTGAGAGTGATAGACTTCTGGGTTAAGCAATTCTACAGTAAAATTGCTTATTTTAAAGTGTGACAAATTAATATTTCCCCTTTTCGGTGCATAGTTGTTTGAGTTGGGTcggttgcaacttgcaagtcCAAAATGTCTGTTCAAGTCTCCAAAATTgtggacaaattataccatggatcagggtctaccttgcattataGATTCTGTAGTTGGCAGTTTCTGTACCTGTAACTaccatattatgtgtcagcagtTAAGTTACTTGcttacatgtacagaaattgTTAATTGTAGGTACTAAGTATATAATGTGTTAACtggatgtacataatttttatatcagggttcacaatacaatatgaaccctggtccatggtataacaattgcccCATGCAAATTtgactgtggaccatggtttatatagtaatgtggtccatgatataagtatcactttaattacactttagttccatttgacaatattgctttgttttttagtttcattttccttacagatactagtttcattatagtaataccaaagtatcattttaattttactacagttcatttgacaatatacgttattgtatgagctctattttgtagtttcattttccacacactaatttaattataataatgctaaagtataattttaattacactctacgctcatttgacaatatatgttactGTATGACTTtggattttattttcattttttacacacactagtttcattttaacactaaattatcattttaattatactacattttcatttaataatatacgaataagggccaaattggccactgaacgtaacgcgaTAATGCAATCAGGCCACCCGACCAaaaaaaacgtgcaattacATCACTCAACAGCACAAATCCATCCAATTTCACTTAGTAGCCGGTTCCAGACCTTTTCTCCCGGTTAAGTGCTGACATGGCTTTCCTACGTGGCAATATTTcatttaattcatttattttccttAAACATTCCCGCAGTTAGACTAGGTGAACAACGTTGTTTCTCTCTTTTGACAAATTCGTTGAGACTTGGGAGTTCCGACTTTCGACGCAGCAGCAACCATAATCGAAGATTCTTCAGCTAATACTATTGCAATACATTGCACCGGAGGAGTATCTTTTCGCGAGTTTCTTGTTTTTCCGGTTGTAGAATCTCGAAGCCCTAACCTCTATGATTCGACCGAGTAGCTAGATCGAACGGCGAGGAAGAATTGGGTTTGTGGGAGTGGAGGAATAGTGGCGGAATCAGGGCAAAAGACGGTGGAGTTCTCCACACTGGTCAGCCGGGCAGCGGAGGAGTCGTACGTCTCGCTCAAGGAGCTGGTGGAGAAGTCCAGGTTCGCCGAAGAAAAGCTTGGGATTCTTCAGTACCTGATCGCCGCGCCGACTAAAGGAGTTGGTGGAGAAGTCCTTAGCTCCGTAACCTGCACCACCAGATCGTCATCCTTGAGCGTCGCGCCGACTCCGCAACCTGCACCACCAGAAGTCCTCAACTCCGCCGACGATTCAACGATGTTGacctaaaaaaaatcaaaagaccCAGGACCAGACCAAggttattaatatatatatatcaatatataagtTGGATTTAGtagttattatatatgtaaagcTCAGAACGACGTTGATGGTGAGATGAGTTGAGagcttatttatgaaaaaacatAAAACCAGTAGAGGAAGACGACAGAGGAAGATTGAGCTAGCAGGTAACAAGCAGCATTTTCGACGACCTTTCTCCTCCTCCTGCGATGGCAGCAACGACAACAAGCTCTGGCTCATTTTTCGGCGACCTATGGTGCTTTCCGGCGATGCTTGGGCGACGAAGATGATGTGGTTTAATGATGTTGTACGTGATTAGAAAATGATGATAagaagatgaggatgaagatgGCATGAAGtcttgaacaaaaaaaaatgggatGAAGAAGATGACGATGATATGCGTCTGAGTGAGGAACGACAGAGATTAAGAGCTTGAAATCTGAGTCGTGGATGAAGAGAAGTGAAATGGTGGAGAAATATACACGAtggaagaaaggaaaacaaagaaaaagaataaatattgcCAAGTAATCATCCCAGTCAGCAATCGACCGGAAGAAAGGGTCATAAACCGGCTACCATGTGAGATTGAAGGCATTTGCAGCGTTGAATGATGTAATTGCATATTTTTTTGGTCGGGTGGCCTGATTGCATTATCGCGTTACGTTCAGGggccaatttggcccttattccaATAATATATGTTGTTGAATGAGCTCTAtcttttagtttcattttctacacacagtagtttcattttagcaatactaaagtatcatttcaattatactacaatttcatttgacgatcatgatccacatagcactatggaccatagtccattGTATAACAATTGGCATTTGGGAGGAtatgatgtaaatcatgataaatcTGAGAGGatataaattatgttttaatGTTAATTTCAGTTTTGGTTGCTAAAATAGGTTGAATCATTAAATCAACcaaattatggtgatttttttttttgaaaaccaaacaacCAAATATATTAAACCATCATAACATGGTTACAACAAGTAGAAAGGAAAGCAGGGAGAAAACCACAATAATCCACCCTACTTTCACCTTCAAAGCACAATGCATGTTTAGCCAAACCATGAGCTAACATATTAGCCTCTCTTTTAACAAACTCAAAAGTAACACAACAATTTTGCTGTAAGAAAGTCCGAATATCACGAACAATAGCCTTGAAAGGAGTAAGAACGATTCCATTATCCACTGCACGTTCACAACTTGGGCATCAGTTTCAAGAATGACATGTTGCTACCCCTTATCCTTTAACCAACTCAAGGCTTCTCAGGCTCCCATTGCTTCAACTTCCTTAACTGAAAAAGTACCTCTCTAAGCAACCACAGCCACCCCGAGCACCATACCTCCCTCATCTCAAGCAACCCAACCAAGCCCCATTGAATGCGCACCATAATCCATAACGACATCAATATTAACCTTTATATAACCGGGAGGAGGGATCCACTGGGCATGCCTAGTAACCAGCCTGAGAGGTAATCTGGCCATAGCACCATTCGCCTTTTTCCAATTCTGAGCAAAAAGAAGAGCATGTGTTACTACAGTATTAGGATCCCTTGTTTGATTGTTCCAAACCATATCATTTCGATTTTCCCAAATTGCCCAACACACCATAACCACCTTTTCAACCTCATTAACAGACAGATTAGTCCACATATCATCCATCCATAAGTGAAGAGAATCAACCCAAGCAAGACTCCATTCAGCATTAATCACATTCTAACAAGTATGGAAAAACTCCattcaacatatacatacatacatacatacatacatacatacatacatacatacatacatacatatatatatatatatatatatatatatatatatatatatatatatatatatNatacatacatacatacatacatacatacatacatacatatatatatatatatatatatatatatatatatatatatatatatatatatggatctgTCCACTTTGGGCATAATCCCAATGTTGCCGCTGTCGAGTTTCAAACATGGGTCTCTTTCCCAAAATACTGCATACTGAACCAGTGAGTTAAGCTAGTGTAGGCAGAGTTTCTTAACTTGTTGGTCCTAATTAGGTtagggtacaagtctagaaggggggggggggtgaatagacttgtaagatttttcaaaagttgTAACGATTCATTCAAGTACCCGAGAGGTAACTTCAAGGATTCGttgaaaatgcacaacaaaaatatatgttaatcCTTTTTAAAGTTTACACGTGATTTATTCTTGTAAAGTTGTTAGGTTTGATTGTGATAAAAATATGCAATTGAAAGCAACAAATAAAATGGAGTGAGAcagactttaaaaaaaaatagagtgagacagagagattttatagtggttcggctaaCACCACTACTCATTCCTGAAGAAGATGTTGAAACTGCTGCTCTAGCATCGAATGTGCTGCCCCAACCTTTATTAATTCACGATGATGATTACAGTGATGAAGATGATGTGTTCCCCCTTACACGAGCACTCTCAAAAAGACAGAAGAGGAAGGAGCCCGAGCCATCAAGCCCTAGTACTCGTGTTCCTTTATTCCCTTTGAGAAAGCCTCTACCTCTTCCGGAACCAAGGTCATCATGGAGTACATCAACCGAGGAATCATCTGAGGGGGAAGATAACTGAGATGATGCGGAAGAGTCCATCCAGCAGTAAATCCCTGTTACTATCCCTGATCAACTAACCGAGGAAACTATTTTGTCGGTTAGAGAAGCTgatgaaaatgaagatgaaaatgaagGTCAAGCAGTTCAGGCAGAAGATCCATCTTCTACTCTCCCACAAGAACCTGCCAATGCAGAAGAGATGGAAAATGTGATTGAAGCCGAGGAAACTGTTGATGTGCAGCCTCACAACGAGGAAGCCGAAGCATTGCTCGTCTCCACTGATGCTCAAACTTTGCAAATCAATGCTGATGCCGAATTGGCAATACAGATTGCACACGAGGAATTCTTCGAAGAAATGCCTACTTGTGAAGAAATTATTCGCAATGAATTGAGAAGAATGTATGAGTGGCAAAGATGGCGAATGTCAAAGCTTGAAGTCATTGCCAAAACTTGCAGTCTCATGTGGGAAGAAGAGCAATGGGcttgatgggtgtcgaaaccaacaaataataaatacttactcttatgaattgtaatagtgatgagtaaggtcgtacccacagagattggttaaacttatttttagcaatagaataaataatgaaatgggaatagaaacttaaatagcaagaataaaatggaaaataatatcaaatagcaaataattatcaagtaaatgtcaatggcaaatggtatccaacccaaggcataatatcagtttaattctaacaagacagatatttatttgcaagccaaactaactttactctttactagattggttatggttattaacaagctctaacaacctgtctttcgttacttcgtcggtaattaaaacaagctctttaattacttccctagctaataaacaaccctaaacaagctcttaggatttaatttactaacaacATTAAtagaattagaaagactaccaatcctagccaacaaactcacaagctcggttcatttaaggtagactatatatcttcataacacaaactgaaaatcagttataatcaaattgtgctatttgctaccaacatcagaacacttaaacaattacggattcaaggttctaactagcaatttaataacttgacaattgaacaatgagcccttttgcaacaattaatcaagcaacaattcatatatatgaatataacagaagatatatagataataaagtgcaaagaataatttaagCTAAATAAATCTCACTGggcttgtagaatcaaacttcaataatcattgaattggaaaaataagaactcagcaGGACATCGCAAGGAGtctttacaatatatatatatatatatatatatatatatatatatatatatatatatatgaaattctaTCGTAAACAGATTGATTTCTactgaaaagaaaaacattactATTTATAGTAATTTAGGATCAATGCTGGCCGTTCATAAGAGTTAAGTGCTGAGGAAATCTTTGGGTAGCCGCAAATTACGGACAAAATCCGTTTGTGGTAGTCCGTGTAATCCTTGTCGCACGTAGCGATTCGCGAACGCTGGTTGAAGACGTCGCACGCAGCAGCATTCGAAATCCCCGCTTGTCCGCACGTAGGAGAAGTTTTTCCTTCTTGTCTGTTATTCTACGTACTTATGaaacacaaaagaaaataaaataaaactaaaaacaattaCAAAACTAAAAACCTAGTACAATAAAGGGTAAAATTTTGGGCTGTTGGCTGCTGAACTcaaatgaaatttattataaaaattaatttaaattgaatataaaaatagtgcttatcaggGTTCTTGATTGGATGGGCACAAGATTAGTTTTTGTAGCCACCAGACCTGATGAAATAGACAGAGTCTATAAAGAGAAGCTTGCAGACCGATTTGATAGCAAAGGCAAAGGCCGAGGAATTGATGCAGAGATCACATATCCTAAAGAATAAGACAGGGCAGATAAGGCCATGATCAAAAATGCTAAAGCTATCTCTAGAATTCAATCATTATTTAAAGATATGTGTCCGGGTGTTGGAACGAGTCGTGCAAGTGAAGTGCCCGAGGACTCTGAAcaagaagaagacgaag
Coding sequences within it:
- the LOC116032832 gene encoding heat stress transcription factor A-3 — encoded protein: MSAFTLSVPTSVCIYVYTYIHSSSPRFHFIPFISPLVVVVFFSIYSAFFSKKRKKREMNPEEKNPFTHSSSSSSSFSTFRRPETPPLPSNTTPFSSEMDSGFPVLSPLSMAFPYPHFLESGSFPGPISRAEGFSMPQPLECLQETPIPPFLSKTFDLVEEPSLDPIISWGPKGESFVVWDPVDFARVILPRNFKHNNFSSFVRQLNTYGFRKIDADRWEFANEGFLRGKKHLLKNIQRRKSPGGCSSQQHTGGVEGEVEKLRKEKRVMMQEVIELQQQHCGTVQHMEAVNEKLQAAEQRQKQMVSFLAKVFQNPKVLARLQERRTIAASPERTMKKFVKHQPPEPSMEEGQIVKYKPQLVEEMPFSDELGITQQHLAEEEEGVFGLDPIFKGKNVATSPPPETMPPEYLVSFPCESGKEKNIPELVPAELESILVKEEEIWNMGFEDSAGMPSSSHEFWGNLGSSYTDIAISDMWDIEPLHTATSSGIIEQWLGDDSPLAQPQPRDDNSKKSDP